The following are encoded together in the Zingiber officinale cultivar Zhangliang chromosome 8A, Zo_v1.1, whole genome shotgun sequence genome:
- the LOC122010967 gene encoding glutathione S-transferase T3-like produces MLNELATPTFVPEIQLFDREFPIEVVNFEKAISNVKGTRKRSSWTKVKDEVLAKSFVTINDDPIIGNDHKADALRGRVASYYNENRPQIQKPEVQILYGHIGTIQFKRSDKDIVRFEYEKYRSENNGVAFNLEHVRRIVKDHLMFTPYSADHFVATKKTRTSESGENNTSSNQDVSIDLDDEDTRPMGQKTVKRKGKDKVKSTMEDLKL; encoded by the exons ATGTTGAATGAACTTGCAACTCCGACTTTTGTCCCGGAGATTCAACTTTTTGACCGTGAATTCCCAATTGAAGTGGTCAATTTTGAAAAAGCGATTTCAAATGTTAAGGGTACAAGAAAGCGTTCAAGTTGGACAAAGGTTAAAGACGAGGTCTTAGCGAAAAGTTTTGTCACTATCAACGATGATCCAATAATTGGCAATGATCATAAGGCGGATGCTTTAAGGGGACGTGTTGCAAGCTACTACAATGAAAATCGTCCCCAGATTCAAAAACCAGAAGTGCAAATATTATACGGTCACATTGGTACAATACAATTCAAAAGAAG TGACAAAGATATAGTGAGGTTTGAGTACGAAAAATATCGATCCGAAAATAATGGTGTTGCATTCAATCTCGAGCATGTGCGGAGAATTGTCAAAGACCATCTAATGTTTACTCCATATTCCGCTGATCACTTTGTGGCCACAAAGAAGACAAGAACCTCAGAGTCGGGAGAAAATAACACCTCTTCCAACCAAGATGTGAGTATAGACCTGGATGATGAAGATACTCGTCCAATGGGACAGAAGACAgtaaaaagaaagggaaaagacaaAGTAAAATCGACCATGGAGGATCTGAAACTATAA